The following coding sequences lie in one Phragmites australis chromosome 8, lpPhrAust1.1, whole genome shotgun sequence genomic window:
- the LOC133927175 gene encoding probable serine/threonine-protein kinase PBL17 isoform X1: protein MGGCFSLEEHRLQSRPGEAAGPDGLRKCKSDCKAIASVLAPPKDVEDLQVEGYGNVNIFTYNELRAATKNFRPDQILGEGGFGVVYKGVIDENVRAGFPSRQVAVKELNPEGFQGDKEWLAEVNYLGQLSHPNLVELIGYCCEGSHRLLVYEYMACGSLEKHLFRRVCLNMPWSTRVKIALGAARGLEYLHRAERSIIYRDFKTSNILLDADYNAKLSDFGLARTGPSGDQTHVSTRVMGTYGYAAPEYVMTGHLTARSDVYGFGVVLLEMIIGRRAVDKSRPTREHNLVEWARPLLVHNRKLFRIIDPRMEGQYSTKAAIEVASLAYRCLSQNPKGRPTMSQVVETFEAVQNMPECQDILLQNCITGAVTLYEVPKEPTESVETEKAKQEPAVKTEAVEPVNGKPAPQSRRTRPGNGRSKSEPSLESKLYIPSPDSDGQQPGLELLASPSRNGSKKDPPDEDLYKI from the exons ATGGGCGGATGCTTCTCTCTGGAGGAGCATCGGCTCCAGAGCAGGCCAG GTGAAGCTGCTGGACCAGATGGACTGAGGAAATGCAAATCTGATTGTAAAGCTATAGCAAGTGTTCTTGCCCCTCCAAAAGATGTGGAGGACTTGCAAGTAGAAGGATATGGAAATGTTAATATTTTCACATACAACGAATTGAGAGCAGCTACAAAAAACTTCCGACCAGACCAAATTCTTGGGGAAGGTGGGTTTGGAGTTGTTTACAAAGGTGTAATTGATGAAAATGTTAGAGCCGGTTTCCCATCCAGGCAGGTTGCTGTGAAAGAACTAAACCCAGAGGGCTTTCAGGGAGATAAGGAATGGTTG GCAGAAGTCAACTATCTTGGGCAACTTAGTCATCCAAATTTAGTCGAACTGATTGGCTATTGCTGTGAGGGTTCACATAGACTGCTTGTCTATGAGTACATGGCTTGCGGGAGCCTTGAAAAGCACCTTTTTCGCC GGGTTTGCCTTAATATGCCTTGGTCAACGCGCGTGAAGATCGCGTTAGGTGCCGCAAGGGGGCTTGAGTACCTTCACAGAGCCGAGAGATCCATCATCTATCGGGATTTCAAGACATCAAACATCTTGTTAGATGCG GATTACAATGCTAAGCTTTCAGACTTTGGTCTTGCAAGAACAGGACCTAGTGGAGACCAAACACATGTGTCAACTCGGGTCATGGGAACTTATGGCTATGCAGCTCCAGAATATGTCATGACTG GCCATCTGACCGCACGAAGTGATGTTTACGGTTTTGGTGTCGTGCTTCTAGAGATGATTATTGGAAGGAGGGCTGTGGACAAGAGCCGCCCGACTCGTGAGCATAACCTAGTTGAGTGGGCACGCCCCCTCCTAGTTCACAATCGGAAGCTGTTCAGGATCATTGATCCAAGAATGGAAGGGCAGTACTCCACTAAGGCTGCCATTGAGGTGGCAAGTCTTGCATACCGCTGCTTGAGCCAGAATCCCAAAGGAAGACCAACCATGAGCCAAGTTGTCGAGACCTTTGAGGCGGTGCAAAACATGCCTGAATGCCAAGACATACTCCTCCAGAACTGTATCACAGGTGCTGTGACGCTCTACGAGGTCCCGAAGGAGCCTACAGAGAGTGTTGAGACGGAGAAGGCCAAGCAGGAACCGGCAGTAAAAACTGAAGCTGTGGAACCTGTGAACGGAAAGCCAGCTCCGCAGAGCAGGAGAACACGGCCAGGGAATGGCCGGAGCAAGAGCGAGCCGTCTTTGGAGTCCAAGCTGTACATCCCGTCACCGGATTCCGATGGACAGCAGCCTGGCCTGGAGTTGTTAGCATCCCCTTCCAGAAATGGAAGTAAAAAGGACCCTCCTGACGAGGATTTGTACAAGATATAA
- the LOC133925985 gene encoding SKP1-like protein 1B — MASGEPGDGADGKGVTTITLICSDNEAFEVPEAAASMSLTIRHLIEDGCADGGIPLPNVTAGILAKVLEYCSKHVAASSEAGSASDAASNSEAGSSSNAVDAATAPEKEEDLASFDKAFIDVEQDTLYDLLMAANYLEVKGLLDLACQKVADMIKGKTPDAIRQTFKIKNDFSPEQEEKIREEYQWAFEE, encoded by the coding sequence ATGGCTTCCGGCGAGCCCGGAGACGGCGCCGACGGGAAGGGCGTGACGACGATCACGCTCATCTGCTCGGACAATGAGGCGTTCGAggtgccggaggcggcggcgagcatGTCGCTGACCATCCGCCACTTGATCGAGGACGGCTGCGCCGACGGCGGCATCCCGCTCCCCAACGTCACCGCTGGCATCCTCGCCAAGGTCCTCGAGTACTGCAGCAAGCACGTCGCCGCGAGCTCCGAGGCTGGAAGCGCCTCTGACGCGGCCTCGAATTCCGAGGCCGGAAGCTCCTCCAACGCCGTCGATGCTGCCACAGCaccggagaaggaggaggatctGGCAAGCTTCGACAAGGCGTTCATCGACGTGGAGCAGGACACGCTGTACGACCTCCTGATGGCCGCCAACTACCTCGAGGTCAAGGGCTTGCTGGACCTCGCCTGCCAGAAGGTCGCCGACATGATCAAGGGCAAGACGCCGGACGCGATCAGGCAGACGTTCAAAATCAAGAACGACTTCTCGCCCGAGCAGGAGGAGAAGATCCGCGAGGAGTATCAATGGGCCTTCGAGGAGTAG
- the LOC133927175 gene encoding probable serine/threonine-protein kinase PBL17 isoform X2 gives MERSKPANEGEAAGPDGLRKCKSDCKAIASVLAPPKDVEDLQVEGYGNVNIFTYNELRAATKNFRPDQILGEGGFGVVYKGVIDENVRAGFPSRQVAVKELNPEGFQGDKEWLAEVNYLGQLSHPNLVELIGYCCEGSHRLLVYEYMACGSLEKHLFRRVCLNMPWSTRVKIALGAARGLEYLHRAERSIIYRDFKTSNILLDADYNAKLSDFGLARTGPSGDQTHVSTRVMGTYGYAAPEYVMTGHLTARSDVYGFGVVLLEMIIGRRAVDKSRPTREHNLVEWARPLLVHNRKLFRIIDPRMEGQYSTKAAIEVASLAYRCLSQNPKGRPTMSQVVETFEAVQNMPECQDILLQNCITGAVTLYEVPKEPTESVETEKAKQEPAVKTEAVEPVNGKPAPQSRRTRPGNGRSKSEPSLESKLYIPSPDSDGQQPGLELLASPSRNGSKKDPPDEDLYKI, from the exons ATGGAACGCAGTAAGCCTGCCAATGAAG GTGAAGCTGCTGGACCAGATGGACTGAGGAAATGCAAATCTGATTGTAAAGCTATAGCAAGTGTTCTTGCCCCTCCAAAAGATGTGGAGGACTTGCAAGTAGAAGGATATGGAAATGTTAATATTTTCACATACAACGAATTGAGAGCAGCTACAAAAAACTTCCGACCAGACCAAATTCTTGGGGAAGGTGGGTTTGGAGTTGTTTACAAAGGTGTAATTGATGAAAATGTTAGAGCCGGTTTCCCATCCAGGCAGGTTGCTGTGAAAGAACTAAACCCAGAGGGCTTTCAGGGAGATAAGGAATGGTTG GCAGAAGTCAACTATCTTGGGCAACTTAGTCATCCAAATTTAGTCGAACTGATTGGCTATTGCTGTGAGGGTTCACATAGACTGCTTGTCTATGAGTACATGGCTTGCGGGAGCCTTGAAAAGCACCTTTTTCGCC GGGTTTGCCTTAATATGCCTTGGTCAACGCGCGTGAAGATCGCGTTAGGTGCCGCAAGGGGGCTTGAGTACCTTCACAGAGCCGAGAGATCCATCATCTATCGGGATTTCAAGACATCAAACATCTTGTTAGATGCG GATTACAATGCTAAGCTTTCAGACTTTGGTCTTGCAAGAACAGGACCTAGTGGAGACCAAACACATGTGTCAACTCGGGTCATGGGAACTTATGGCTATGCAGCTCCAGAATATGTCATGACTG GCCATCTGACCGCACGAAGTGATGTTTACGGTTTTGGTGTCGTGCTTCTAGAGATGATTATTGGAAGGAGGGCTGTGGACAAGAGCCGCCCGACTCGTGAGCATAACCTAGTTGAGTGGGCACGCCCCCTCCTAGTTCACAATCGGAAGCTGTTCAGGATCATTGATCCAAGAATGGAAGGGCAGTACTCCACTAAGGCTGCCATTGAGGTGGCAAGTCTTGCATACCGCTGCTTGAGCCAGAATCCCAAAGGAAGACCAACCATGAGCCAAGTTGTCGAGACCTTTGAGGCGGTGCAAAACATGCCTGAATGCCAAGACATACTCCTCCAGAACTGTATCACAGGTGCTGTGACGCTCTACGAGGTCCCGAAGGAGCCTACAGAGAGTGTTGAGACGGAGAAGGCCAAGCAGGAACCGGCAGTAAAAACTGAAGCTGTGGAACCTGTGAACGGAAAGCCAGCTCCGCAGAGCAGGAGAACACGGCCAGGGAATGGCCGGAGCAAGAGCGAGCCGTCTTTGGAGTCCAAGCTGTACATCCCGTCACCGGATTCCGATGGACAGCAGCCTGGCCTGGAGTTGTTAGCATCCCCTTCCAGAAATGGAAGTAAAAAGGACCCTCCTGACGAGGATTTGTACAAGATATAA